The nucleotide sequence GCTCAATTAATCCTTTAGCTTCCATAGTTTTAAGCATTCGGCTTAAACTTGTAGCTTCCATTCCCATCTTGGGTCCCAAGGATGTAGATGGTGTTCCTTTCTCGGGATCTATGCTAAGAAGCGCAAAACCTGTAGCCATTGTGCTACCTGCTTTTCCTGCTTCTTCATTATACATTTTAGAAACAGCCATCCAGGTTGCTCGTAATACATAATCTATTGTCTTTTCTTTCATAAAT is from Zunongwangia endophytica and encodes:
- a CDS encoding MarR family winged helix-turn-helix transcriptional regulator produces the protein MKEKTIDYVLRATWMAVSKMYNEEAGKAGSTMATGFALLSIDPEKGTPSTSLGPKMGMEATSLSRMLKTMEAKGLIERKKNPNDGRSVLIYLTKFGLEMRDFSKGVVLRFDEAVKENVSEQDLKTFTEVANTITDLIANKKIYNQEIALKNK